The following proteins are co-located in the Apium graveolens cultivar Ventura chromosome 5, ASM990537v1, whole genome shotgun sequence genome:
- the LOC141661087 gene encoding uncharacterized protein LOC141661087, with amino-acid sequence MHQKPNLNINQAQLDHRMLETPSQDKKNQLWFPASHDNNDSIRTPKANDGSSASDDNADDSDAEAHRGEYLSDDEEDNNPYFPDLWTGYMDLGPQSKVAHQLLQRVAKMFTSISGKIDRKIKNGRGPYFFKLNGQNYHLIGSLKPKDGQPAKFFQLYMYDTENEIENRMNVVPGSEVLDPNIIEGFLKMLDENNQLAEGFRYARDHINLGETDDFSLLLVSFKSASGRKNQVGPLNEVAALVVGDNDDTCPFRDIVVQIKQMYQKRIYVTCKHFMQLQYPLLFPYGDDGFHLDIPLHNKKPKVPDENVSDLHPDETQHRTTVTMREYYAYKLMIRPEEGMNLHLGGCLWQQFVVDAFAAVEQYRLDWIRAHQNIIRSDLYKSIRDSVSKGDTNPSTKGKNVILPVTHTGSQRYMNQYFKDSLAICRTISHPSLFLTMTCNTQWPEIKSMMKFFPGVDVADKPDVTTRVFKLKLDQLLDLVKNKNYIGKCIGGFDIHHRFPTVERLSVHLEGEKSVFFKQHENLQDIAEKAKKRFSKLEGWFQENKNIPEARQFTYHQFPQNFTLKQDQNRWKIHERGIIFGRLSDVHASSGETFYLRMILMHIKGATSFKDLGTVNGIVYHTYKEACDALGLLKDDKQ; translated from the exons ATGCATCAGAAGCCAAATTTGAACATAAATCAGGCTCAACTTGATCATCGCATGCTGGAAACTCCTTCACAAGATAAAAAAAATCAGC TTTGGTTTCCAGCTTCACACG ATAACAATGATTCAATAAGAACGCCTAAAGCAAATGACGGTTCTTCTGCGTCGG ATGATAATGCAGATGACTCAGACGCTGAAG CTCATAGAGGTGAGTACTTATCCGATGATGAAGAAGACAATAATCCATATTTCCCAG ATTTATGGACGGGATACATGGACCTCGGGCCTCAATCTAAGGTTGCACACCAACTTTTACAACGTGTTGCAAAGATG TTCACCTCAATTAGTGGCAAAATAGACCGCAAAATTAAAAATGGAAGAGGGCCTTACTTTTTTAAACTTAATGGCCAAAACTATCATCTAATTGGAAGCCTCAAACCCAAGGATGGTCAACCAGCAAAATTTTTCCAACTGTATATGTATGACACTGAAAATGAAATAGAAAATCGCATGAATGTAGTACCTGGCTCGGAAGTGCTTGATCCAAATATTATAGAAGGGTTTTTAAAGATGCTTGACGAAAATAATCAATTGGCAGAAGGTTTTCGTTATGCGCGTGATCATATTAATCTTGGTGAAACAGACGACTTTAGTTTGCTTTTGGTTTCATTTAAGTCAGCCTCTGGCAGGAAAAACCAGGTTGGACCTTTAAATGAGGTGGCAGCCTTGGTAGTTGGAGATAACGATGATACTTGCCCATTTAGAGATATTGTCGTTCAAATAAAGCAGATGTATCAGAAAAGAATATATGTAACCTGCAAGCACTTTATGCAGCTTCAATATCCGTTGCTTTTTCCTTATGGTGATGATGGTTTTCATCTAGATATTCCCCTTCACAACAAGAAGCCTAAAGTGCCGGATGAGAATGTAAGTGATCTACATCCAGATGAGACTCAGCACAGAACTACTGTCACAATGCGAGAATATTATGCTTATAAGTTAATGATACGCCCAGAAGAAG GCATGAATCTTCATCTTGGCGGTTGTTTATGGCAACAATTTGTGGTAGATGCCTTCGCAGCAGTTGAGCAATATAGACTGGACTGGATTCGAGCTCATCAGAATATAATAAGGTCTGATCTTTATAAATCTATTCGTGATTCGGTATCAAAAGGTGATACAAATCCATCTACAAAAGGCAAGAATGTCATCCTTCCTGTAACTCATACTGGTTCGCAAAGATATATGAATCAATACTTCAAAGATTCATTAGCTATTTGTCGTACCATCAGTCATCCATCCCTATTTTTGACAATGACGTGTAATACACAATGGCCTGAGATTAAGAGTATGATGAAATTTTTCCCTGGAGTAGATGTTGCTGACAAACCTGATGTGACAACAAGAGTTTTCAAGTTAAAACTTGACCAGTTGCTGGACCTTGTCAAAAACAAGAATTATATTGGGAAATGCATAGGAG GATTTGACATACATCATCGTTTTCCTACTGTTGAGCGTTTGTCAGTGCATTTGGAAGGCGAAAAGAGTGTGTTTTTTAAGCAACATGAAAATCTTCAAGATATTGCGGAGAAGGCTAAGAAGAGATTTAGCAAATTGGAAGGATGGTTTCAGGAAAATAAAAACATACCAGAGGCAAGACAGTTTACATATCATCAGTTTCCTCAGAATTTTACTTTGAAACAGGATCAAAATAGGTGGAAGATTCATGAACGTGGTATAATTTTTGGGCGTTTATCTGATGTTCATGCATCTTCTGGAGAAACATTTTATCTGCGTATGATTTTGATGCACATTAAAGGAGCAACATCTTTCAAAGACCTCGGAACTGTTAATGGCATTGTGTATCATACATACAAAGAGGCATGTGATGCTCTTGGCCTATTAAAGGATGATAAACAATGA